The proteins below come from a single Candidatus Binatia bacterium genomic window:
- a CDS encoding ABC transporter substrate-binding protein has protein sequence MWPAIKRLALGAILIALASAVLLLSDSSRRRVDPQQKTVRVAILQHASQPLLDDGVAGMIDGLAEGGYDEGRNLVLQRYNAEGDLPTANTIAKEMTGGRFDLLMTASTLSLQVVAGANAAGKVRHVFALVSDPVAAGVGISRDNPLQHPPYMAGFGTMQPVDATLRLARRIYPDLKTVGEVWNPAEANSEAQTKVARATCKDLGIELLEANAENSSAVVEAAASLIARGAQALWVGGDVTVMAALDSIIPLAKKSGIPVFSSMPGAQGRGTLFDLGADYREVGHLAGKLAAQVLSGRDPATVPVENVLPERLVIDQSLVATLKDPWRFPGDVVAQAAAEQAKAASTARIATASKGPIPGRKYKVGVVYFAPEPGVEACMRGVYDGLRDHGFVKGQNLEVQEAHAQGEIANIPALFQNFDSQGMDLVIPMSTPCVTAACGTVKKSPVVFTYCYDPIAAGAGRSFEDHNPNVTGVGSFPPVKDTPEFIQKLLPGAKKVGTVYNSSEANSRKVIEVARDVFASHGMALVEATAINSTEIFQATQSLVARGVDVLWIAGDNTAIQGFDAIVKVAADAKIPLVTSDVEPHAEKSLATLGMTFYEPGYAAGELAARVLTGEHTKDIPFQNISIVSVTLNTAIAKRLGVRIPDDVLKSAAAIVDEQGVHEQAAAAKAPAPTTPTSSKPGVTVPGARLAKTWKLDLLELVTVLDVEEGEHGIKDGLREAGLVEGRDYVLRIRNAQGDIPTLSALVDASLTDGSDLMLTMSTPTLQAAMQRAKKIPIVFTFVANAVAAGAAKSNEDHAPNVTGVPTMGAYDELLKVVRDCVPNVKRIGTLFVPAEVNSVYNKDELTKLAGKQGIEVVAVPANTATEIADAALALTNQPLDAVVQIAGNLTASAFVSITQASRRARLPLFGTLGSNAVDGAQVTVARDYYEGGREAALMAARIMRGESPANIPLEPLRQVRLLVNEDAARAIGMRIPDSVLGRAEKVAGSKKGS, from the coding sequence ATGTGGCCGGCCATCAAGCGACTTGCCCTCGGCGCGATCCTGATCGCGCTGGCTTCCGCCGTTCTTCTCCTGTCCGACTCGTCTCGCCGTAGAGTCGACCCCCAGCAAAAAACGGTCCGCGTCGCGATTCTCCAGCACGCCTCGCAACCGCTGCTGGACGACGGCGTCGCCGGCATGATCGACGGTCTTGCCGAAGGCGGTTACGACGAAGGCAGGAACCTCGTCCTGCAGCGCTACAACGCCGAGGGCGACCTTCCGACCGCGAACACGATCGCGAAGGAGATGACCGGCGGTCGCTTCGACCTGCTGATGACCGCATCGACGTTGAGCCTCCAGGTGGTCGCCGGCGCGAACGCCGCCGGCAAGGTGCGACACGTCTTCGCTCTCGTGTCGGATCCGGTGGCGGCCGGTGTCGGCATCAGCCGCGACAATCCGCTGCAACACCCACCCTACATGGCGGGCTTCGGGACCATGCAGCCGGTCGATGCCACGCTGCGTCTCGCGCGAAGAATCTACCCGGACCTGAAAACCGTCGGCGAAGTCTGGAATCCCGCCGAAGCCAACTCGGAGGCGCAGACGAAGGTCGCGCGCGCGACGTGCAAGGACCTCGGGATCGAGCTTCTCGAAGCGAACGCGGAGAATTCCTCCGCTGTCGTCGAAGCGGCCGCGTCGCTCATCGCGCGCGGAGCCCAGGCATTGTGGGTCGGCGGCGACGTCACGGTGATGGCGGCGCTGGATTCGATCATTCCGCTCGCGAAAAAATCCGGCATTCCGGTGTTCAGCAGCATGCCGGGCGCGCAGGGACGCGGAACCCTTTTCGATCTCGGCGCTGATTACCGGGAAGTCGGTCACCTTGCCGGCAAGCTTGCAGCCCAGGTTCTCAGTGGCCGTGATCCGGCAACGGTTCCGGTCGAGAACGTCCTGCCGGAGCGGCTGGTCATCGACCAGTCGCTCGTCGCGACGCTCAAGGATCCGTGGCGCTTTCCCGGCGACGTCGTCGCGCAGGCGGCGGCGGAGCAGGCGAAGGCCGCATCGACGGCGCGAATAGCGACTGCAAGCAAGGGGCCGATCCCCGGGCGCAAGTACAAAGTGGGCGTTGTCTACTTCGCGCCGGAACCCGGCGTCGAGGCTTGCATGCGCGGCGTCTACGACGGGCTTCGCGACCACGGCTTCGTCAAGGGCCAGAACCTCGAGGTGCAGGAAGCGCACGCGCAAGGCGAGATCGCGAACATTCCGGCTCTTTTCCAGAACTTCGACTCGCAAGGCATGGACCTGGTCATCCCGATGTCCACTCCTTGCGTGACGGCGGCTTGCGGCACGGTCAAGAAGAGTCCCGTCGTTTTCACGTACTGCTACGACCCGATTGCTGCGGGAGCAGGCAGATCGTTCGAAGATCACAATCCGAACGTGACCGGCGTCGGCTCGTTCCCGCCGGTCAAGGACACGCCCGAGTTCATCCAGAAGCTGCTTCCCGGCGCGAAGAAAGTCGGCACGGTCTACAACAGCTCCGAGGCCAACTCGCGCAAGGTGATCGAGGTAGCGCGCGACGTGTTCGCCAGCCACGGCATGGCGCTCGTGGAAGCCACGGCGATCAACTCGACCGAGATCTTCCAGGCGACCCAGTCGCTGGTCGCGCGCGGCGTGGACGTACTCTGGATCGCCGGCGACAACACGGCGATCCAGGGTTTCGACGCGATCGTCAAGGTGGCCGCCGACGCGAAGATCCCGCTGGTGACGAGCGACGTCGAGCCGCATGCGGAGAAATCACTCGCGACTCTCGGCATGACGTTCTACGAGCCGGGCTACGCCGCCGGCGAGCTGGCCGCACGCGTGCTGACGGGCGAACACACCAAAGACATCCCGTTCCAGAACATCTCGATCGTCAGCGTCACGCTGAATACGGCCATTGCAAAGCGGCTCGGCGTTCGCATTCCGGACGACGTGCTCAAGTCGGCGGCAGCGATCGTCGACGAACAGGGCGTGCACGAGCAGGCAGCGGCGGCGAAGGCTCCGGCACCAACGACGCCGACCTCTTCGAAGCCCGGCGTAACCGTGCCGGGGGCGCGGCTGGCGAAAACCTGGAAGCTCGACCTGCTCGAGCTCGTCACGGTGCTGGATGTCGAGGAGGGCGAGCACGGCATCAAGGACGGGCTTCGCGAAGCAGGCCTCGTCGAGGGCCGCGACTACGTGCTCAGGATCCGCAACGCGCAGGGCGACATCCCGACGCTGTCGGCTCTCGTGGACGCCTCGCTCACCGACGGAAGCGACCTGATGCTGACGATGTCGACGCCGACGCTTCAGGCCGCGATGCAGCGGGCGAAGAAGATCCCGATCGTTTTCACGTTCGTCGCCAACGCCGTCGCCGCCGGCGCGGCAAAATCGAACGAAGACCATGCGCCAAACGTCACCGGCGTCCCGACGATGGGGGCTTACGACGAGCTGCTCAAGGTCGTGCGCGATTGCGTCCCGAACGTAAAGCGCATCGGCACGCTTTTCGTCCCGGCCGAGGTCAACTCGGTGTACAACAAGGACGAGCTGACCAAGCTCGCCGGCAAGCAGGGCATCGAGGTCGTGGCCGTCCCGGCAAACACCGCGACCGAGATCGCCGACGCAGCGCTCGCGCTCACGAACCAGCCCCTCGATGCGGTCGTGCAGATTGCCGGGAACCTGACGGCGTCGGCCTTCGTCAGCATCACGCAGGCATCGCGGCGCGCGCGGCTGCCGCTGTTCGGCACTCTTGGCAGCAACGCGGTCGACGGTGCGCAGGTGACCGTCGCGCGCGACTATTACGAGGGCGGGCGCGAAGCGGCGCTGATGGCCGCGCGCATCATGCGCGGCGAGAGCCCGGCGAACATTCCGCTCGAGCCGCTGCGCCAGGTCAGGCTTCTGGTCAACGAAGATGCCGCGCGTGCCATCGGCATGCGGATTCCGGACAGCGTCCTCGGGCGCGCCGAGAAGGTTGCGGGCTCGAAAAAGGGTTCTTAG
- a CDS encoding VOC family protein, whose amino-acid sequence MIQRISHIGFVVSSMDDALALWCDRLGMRKCAEAVFEVEGIRSVFVSVSGEVGEMCIELMEPLDKNDMTNAVARRLATKGEGFYHLAVVVDDVDASGRLLRDRSFDLIDRPPTGNAKQGRWLIRPREAGGVMVEGIEEWKDEGL is encoded by the coding sequence ATGATCCAACGCATCAGTCACATCGGATTCGTCGTCTCGAGCATGGATGACGCCCTCGCGCTCTGGTGCGATCGCCTCGGGATGCGCAAGTGCGCAGAGGCCGTGTTCGAGGTCGAAGGCATCCGCAGCGTCTTCGTGTCCGTCTCCGGCGAAGTCGGCGAAATGTGCATCGAGCTGATGGAGCCGCTCGACAAGAACGACATGACGAACGCCGTCGCACGGCGCCTGGCGACCAAGGGCGAAGGTTTCTACCACCTCGCGGTGGTCGTGGACGACGTGGATGCCAGCGGACGGCTGCTTCGCGATCGCTCGTTCGATCTCATCGATCGTCCGCCGACGGGCAACGCGAAGCAGGGCCGCTGGCTGATCCGCCCGCGCGAAGCCGGCGGCGTGATGGTCGAGGGCATCGAAGAGTGGAAGGACGAGGGCCTGTGA